Part of the Emys orbicularis isolate rEmyOrb1 chromosome 10, rEmyOrb1.hap1, whole genome shotgun sequence genome is shown below.
AGTCAAGATGCCTGTCTGATCCTTCAGGCTTGGGggagaggtgaacctctccacccTGCAGAATGAATCACATGTTTGACACCTCACCGTACAGATGTGCTGCCTCGCCATGAAATCTCAATGACTTTTCATACTGGCATAAAGCATTGTAGATCGCTCCCAGGTTTTGTAGTAATACAGCTCTCTTCCGTATAGAAAAGTTTGCCCCACTGCAGATTTGCATGGCTTTGATAAAGTATTTCCCAGCTTGGTGGAAGCACATCATTTCAGCATAGTGCAATCCAATGTGGTTGTAGAGTTTGCCTGAAAGGTAGCACAGCAACGTTAACATTAGATAGCTGGGGTTGGGCAAAGAGAGAGGGTTTGGTACAATTTAGGACTAATAACTAGTCTATACTTTTCCATCCATCATATTTCTAATTGGCTGAATATATGATTAACGGCTTTCAGATGGTGATGTTTACAAGGCTATTTTAGGTCAATGAACTCCAGATCAATGTACAAGATGCTGTAGCACAGGCTCAGCCTGCTCACATAATGTGTAATATGTTGTACAATTGGCTGAATCCTTCCTGTTGCATCTGGAAGTGCGAATGTGAAACTATCGCAACTGTGACCCACAGCCAATGCTTATGTATGTGGGGCTCCTTTTAACTAATTGTGGCAAGTAAAAAGAGCAAGTAATAAATTAGCCATTTGTAGGAATTACAGTGATACTTTGCTGTTGTCAGTTTTCACTGATGGAAATACCTGTACCACACTTGGAGAGAGGGATTGTAATTTTGTGATATGGGTTTTGAAATAGATGTACAACTGAAATCCTCTCGCTTTCTATGGACCATGATACTTACTAGCTATTAGCTAAGGCACAAGACTGTAAATAAAGTGATTAAAATTTGGTCCTCAGTTTAGATGCACGAATCAGGAACTGGAAGCAGTAGCAACAGGCTAAACCTTGCTTGCATGCCAGGCAAAGGCTTTGTGACACTGTTCACTACATGCAAACACCTTTgagaaaagaaagcagagagaTTTCTGACTGGTGTTTAGACACCTCTGAAGGTTCTGATGCTTTACATGTAGTACTTGGCCTGATGCACATTTTTGTCGATTTAAATTCTGTAAGAAAATGACTTACACAGTTCTCTTTATCTTTATGGAAACAAAATTGGTAACTAAAGTTACTGACTTACCTAACAAATCCTGGTTAGTGATTCCAGAACACAGCTGTGCACATTCAGCTAAAGTCTTGAGCACTTCTGCCTTTGAGAACTTTTGACTCCGTATCATATAGCTGGCTGCCTCCCTCATGGCCATGGCAGCATCTTCAGTTTTCTCTGCCTTTTGGTAGGAGTGGCTGGCAAGCTTAAAGGAATGTGCAGCTGAGGGAAGGTCTCCTACATTCACTGAACAATAGCCAAGTTTGATCAAAGCATCTGAGATGCTTTGTGTTTCACTAGGTATGTATTCACTAATAGCTCTCTGGTAAAACTTCACCGCTTTAGAGTACTCCTTCATTTCATCATAAGCAGCTGCAATGTTAAAGTAGAAATCACCATCTTTCTCCACAGATCCCTTTGATTTACACTTCAGCAGGCACTTCAGTCCTTTCTTTGGTTTGCCCATAGCAATATAGGCAGCCCCTAGATTGAAGAGACACATCTTCTGACCTTGCGTCTCAGGAACCCCATCAGCCAGAATGTACGCTTTCTTGAACAtgctcagagcctgggctgctTCATTGTGTTTTAAAGATGTAGTCCCAGCTTTAGACAGCTTTTGTATTTCatcctggatggatggatggtggcTAATGGTCTGCACTTTAGAGGAGCTGGAGGCCAAAGTAGAGGCCATTTCTTTGTATTGAATGCAAACtgtgaaaggaagaaaatatttataCTACTTATATTTCAAAATTGAATTGAAATTGACTGGATTTATGCTTTCTAAGGTGTGTGTGATTGTTTTGCATTCATTAAGAACTGAAAAatatgttcatagaatcatagaatatcagggttggaagggacctcaggaggtcatctagtccaaccccctgctcaaagcaggaccaattcccaactaaatcatcccagccaggactttgtcaagccgggccttaaaaacctccaaggaaggagactccaccacctccctaggtaacgcattccagtgcttcaccaccctcctagtgaaatagtgtttcctaatatccaacctagacctcccccactgcaacttgagaccactgctccttgttctgtcatctgccaccactgagaacagctgagctccatcctctttggaatcccccccctcaggtagttgaaagcagctatcaaatcccccctcattcttctcttccggagactaaacaatcccagttccctcagcctctcctcataagtcatgtgctccagacccctaatcatttttgttgacctccgctggactctttccaatttttccacatccttcttgtagtgtggggcccaaaactggacacagtactccagatgaggcctcaccaatgtcgaataaaggggaacgatcacgttcctcgatctgctggcaatgcccctacttatacagcccaaaatgctgttagccttcttggcaacaagagcacactgttgactcgtccactgtgacccctagttccttttctgcagaactgctacctcgccattcggtccctagtctgtagcagtgcatgggattcttccgtcctaagtgcaggactctgcacttgtccttgttgaacctcatcaggttttttttggcccaatcctctaatttgtctaggtccctctgtatccgatccctaccctctagtgtatctaccacacctcccagtttagtgtcatctgcaaacttgctgagagtgcagtgcacaccatcctccagatcattaataaagatattaaacaaaaccggctccaggaccgacccttggggcactccgcttgaaaccggctgccaactagacatggagccattgatcactacccgttgagcccgacgatctagccagctttctatccaccttacagtccattcatccagcccatacttctttaacttggcggcaagaatactgtgggagaccgtatcaaaagctttgctaaagtctttATGATCTTTATAAAACTGATTCCCATATGGGCATGCTGGGTATTTCTAAGGGATTTTGTGGGAGGTCAGCCAGGGTTTACAGCAGGGGAAACTGAATTGGGACTCTCTGCAGCATAATTCACTGAGGACAAATATATTCCATCCTCAGCTCCATGAGGGTTAACATTTTGTAAAGAAAACATAAATTGCTCTCAAAATAAGTGCTATGTGCCAAGTTTTTTAGCTGCACAGAATTTTTACCCCTGAATttataaacatctgaaaatagGGGATTGTAATGGAAATGCAGCCAAGCCCTTAAAATAGTATACAAATCCAAGCACTACTACTATCAGAAAACTCTGCTAACGGGCAAAGCTGTATGTGCTATTCACAGTATGGAATCTAGCATTAGCTACAGTCCTACAATATTGTCTTGCTCATCCTGCCTACAAGACAGGGAGCAAATGTAATTCTAATTCAAGAAATAACTGAAACACTTTAGATTGCTATTACAAATAACTTGTACAAGTGCATTGAACCAGCCACTTAATATGTCATATGACTTAGTTTAAATcaagttaaatatttaaaatggcatAGTGTGATTTTAAACTTTTTGGTGATGGAACTCTGGTT
Proteins encoded:
- the LOC135884364 gene encoding tetratricopeptide repeat protein 24-like, which encodes MTNCIVCIQYKEMASTLASSSSKVQTISHHPSIQDEIQKLSKAGTTSLKHNEAAQALSMFKKAYILADGVPETQGQKMCLFNLGAAYIAMGKPKKGLKCLLKCKSKGSVEKDGDFYFNIAAAYDEMKEYSKAVKFYQRAISEYIPSETQSISDALIKLGYCSVNVGDLPSAAHSFKLASHSYQKAEKTEDAAMAMREAASYMIRSQKFSKAEVLKTLAECAQLCSGITNQDLLGKLYNHIGLHYAEMMCFHQAGKYFIKAMQICSGANFSIRKRAVLLQNLGAIYNALCQYEKSLRFHGEAAHLYGALRERNTQGQSLCNLAYAYSQLKNYDMAEYYYQEALNAFVDVGDLYGQQQVCEGLGATSFCLGDVDQAISYYKQALTLFGKSKETSDLSRERVLGKLRDAVKYQTSHQCPVSCRDSFSNTTAAQSSPKVARDDHGSVVSEQETYLYDEPQNEYSGNEKKQRDGYTERSVTSRTDSMSSHLIPQ